The Maniola jurtina chromosome 9, ilManJurt1.1, whole genome shotgun sequence genomic sequence ACTATAGGCATCTGTGAGTATTGCCATTTATAGATACTTTCtttattaacccctgacccaaaaagaggggtgttataagtttgacgtgtgtatctgtgtatctgtgtatctgtctgtggcatcgtagcgcctaaacgaatgaaccgattttaatttagttttttttgtttaaaaggtggcttgatcgagagtgttcttagctataatctaaaaaaattggttcagccgtttgagagttatcagctcttttctagttttcttgtagaaaagaaggttagataaccgttaggttcataatattatgtcaatagacaaatgtcaagctgtcaagatggacgttgcctaaaatacataattatttatttgaaaatgatgttttggaaaactcaaatactttggatcgtcgggggtgttataaatttttaatttacacttgtcatcaTTGCTGGCcaactactgagtacaggtctctcAGAATAAAGGGGTTGGCCATAGTATACCATCACAGGCAAATGCCGTCTTACACAGTCTGCCAAATGCGGAtatgcagacttcacacaccttctgATATGTAAGAAAGAAGTAagcaaaaacgttttttttttaaactgtgcTACACATCTCGTTATAGCTAAGGGTTTGGTCTtcccggcgcctctaatacttgaaCATTGAAGCCAAAAGGTCTCAAAGTGTGAGAGGTATGCAGGTTTGTTCATGACGTTTTCCTTCgccgataaagcaagtgatattattgCTCAAAATGCACACACCATGCATTATGAAGTTAATGGAAAGAATCATAACCCTTAGCAATGTATATAGAGAACGATTTGTATGTTATACCGTGCATCTGTCTGTTCAGTCGCGGCCGCGGCGCGTGGGAGGGAGCGCAACACTTCGGCCACTTCGCGCCCGCGCACTACGTCgcatgtaagtatatttttaacccccgacccaaaaagaggggtgttataagtttgacgtgtgtatctgtgtatctgtgtatctgtgtgtctgtgtatctgtgtatctgtgtatctgtctgtggcatcgtagcgcctaaacgaaagaaccgattttaatttacttttttttgtttgaaaggtggcttgatcgagagtgttcttagctataatccaaaaaaattggtgcagccgtttaagagttatcagctcttttctagttttcttgtagaaaagaaggttacataaccgttaggttcataaaatTATGTccattgacaaaatatgtcaagctgtcaagatggacgttgccttgatacataattatttatttgaaaatgatgttttggaaaactcagatactttgtcgggggtgttataaatttttaatttacacttgttaaccgacttaaaaaagaGGAGGTCCTTTCCTCGTATGATATATCCAAGACTGGCTCTCGCTCTCTGCACCGCTagacggatcgggttgaaataaggccgctaagaaaggatttttgaaaatgcaacCTCTAAAGAGTATAGCGGTTGAATATTGTGTCGCAcacgcggaggaagtcgcgggcataggctagtaatgtaataaataggtagagtgattcaagaggaaggtgtatacgtattttaatattgttttgtgttaatttgttgaaatatgacaaTGATTGTTCAAAATGTCAATCAAGCCAGACTAAGCTTTCATTGAAAATGCTTTATTACTCTTATGAatcgatgcccgtgacttcgtccgcgtggatttgggtttttaaaatcctgtaggaactctgattttccgggataaaaagttgcctatttcagtttccgggatgcaagctacctttgtaccaaatttcgtataaatcggttaaacagctcatccgtttaaccgatttatacaaaatttggtacttttaagaatcccgtgtgaactttgattttccgggataaaaagtagcctatttttcaaaattagttaaactgttggtccgtgaaaagctagcagacagacagacatacacataGAATATCAGTATGGCTAACCACACTGACACCACATTAGTATCTACATTGCAcgcgtgcgaagccggggctgGTCGCGAGTCTAATAAGGTTTAACGTTACGTTaacgtttaagaggggtctcttcgccacacgctccatacaaacgtagttcgtcatACTAacatactaaccaatcatactcaatggaattttgcagacatattctagaaatctatctaatctatgcctgtggttttccagatttccgttaaaatattcggtttcaaagttacgcggtcttaaaaattcacatacaaatctttgagcccctgtaattttaaaactacatatttttagaaaaatctaaaacagcacaggcacagatatttgtgtctagaatatgactgcaaaatttcctggactttggttgcttaatattcaaatgaaattggggctacggttgaatggagtaagtgacggagagagccctgttaataaagtTAACGTTAACGTTATTAAAGTGCTAATTTCCTCTGTTCCAGCGGGTATGGGGTGGGGCGGCGCGCGGATGCAGCGCGGCCCGCGGCATCGCTCCTTCATGCGATAGGCGACCGCTAGATGATACCTACATGCTAAATGTTAAGGAAATAAATACTTGTACACttaaacttatatttattttattttaactccGTTCTATCACACTCATCCGGTTGTGAAGACTGTTGATTTCCTGCACGTCACTCGTTTTAGTCCCTGCAGAATACCAACGCtcaggttttattttaaaaacctgcagcattaatgctgagccggggcctttttaacccctgacccaaaaagaggggtgttataagtttgacgtgtgtatctgtctgtggcatcgtagctcctaaagtaatgaaccgattttaatttagtttttttgtttgaaaggtggcttgatcgagagtgttcttagctatgatcgaaaaaaatcggttcagccgtttgaaagttatcagctcttttctagttttcttatagaggtttttgtgttgggggttttttaaattttgggttataagtaattgatttttaagtactttattaaAAAGTACTACTAACCACTCATTataatttgtttataattaattcacaagaagaataaattagttttctttCTTCTTATACTACAATATCTTTTATTATGAATTATGAACATTCTAAAGCTTCTAAGGCGGTCAAGTGGGCTTGATGCCACTTGTTTTGCTTGTCATCTATTAAAAAACTGCGCAGAAAAATCAATTATAGTTTACACCTAATATCATAAGCGATTATGTAAGGAGTAATATTTGTACTGGACaacttgtgtaaaaaatgtttctgcaaataaaaaatcttgtcaagcaaaacaaacattgtttttaatttattttatgacccTGAATATGACTCCTTTAAGGCCTTTTACGGTCTTTGAGACGACTACGGACCACAGCacaaattaatttcaatatgTTTCAAATTGTTAGTGTTAGCGCCATCTATTAACACAATTTTTGAAATCTTGACAAAAAGCATTTGCAGTAAAAATTCAGACAGGCGCTCGCCCTTTTTTTCATCTTTCGCAGAGTAAAATTGtaatcattttattaacccccgaccaaaaaagaggggtgttataagtttgacgtgtgtatctgtgtatctgtgtgtctgtgtatctgtctgtggcatcgtagtgcctaaacgaatgaaccgattttaatttagtttttttttgtttgaaaggtggcttgatcgagagtgttcttagccataatacaaaaaaattggttcagccgtttaagagttatcagctcttttctagttttcttgtagaaaagaaggttagataaccgttaggttcttaatattatgtcaattgacaaatgtcaagctgtcaagatggacgttgcttagatatacattattatttatttgaaaatgatgttttggaaaatgtttggaaaactccaagtttttgaaagttatcaatcagctcttttctagttactgtaaccttcactggtcgggggtgttgaaaatttttaatttacacttgttatttctgTTTCATTTAATACTTATCTAGTTAGAATTTGAGGGCATTGATTTACATGTTATTACTTATTTCTGACTGAATTAATCATTTATTGTAGTTCTGAAGCTCTGACAAACAGACCAGGCGGGCTATTCGCTAATTCAGTCTAACACTGTTTGATATCCACcgtttgacattggttggttcttcATTGCTGCTTCTCTGAGtgatattgaaataatttttcgttGAAAACCTTCAACAAATTAAAATGAGCttagtggctatcattcagtgttagatatggagttagcgaatcacctagtaGGACGGACAAATGCAAATTCACCGAAGTAGGCTCGGAGACTTCGCTTGTCTCGATCAATCAGGGAAGCGTCAAAGCGCATCCGAATCACTGAAGAAAACTTCCTCACGCATTTTCCTGCTAGAATACTTTCTGGCCTGAGGTAGAAAATAAAACAATCGTAGAAAATTTAGAAACAAATCAACTTTATTTATCAAGATGAAAAAGATCAAATCATATAATTATACATAAGCTACGGAACAGATATGTGGCGCGGTACGCTTACTGCAACACAACGACGGcactatacaatatacataatatacaatacgATAGTTACACGTTATCAATTATACAGAATTATACAGTCGCCGCAAGACCATACTGGAGATCATCCTCAAACGTGAGATAAATGTAAAAGcatcgtttcaaaatctatcgTTTTAGATTTCTCCCTCCGTTCCTTTCCACAAGTCTAGAAAAAGTTTAGATAAAATTTTGTAGGTCCTGCCGATCTTTGGCCGACTTTTGGCCAAAGACACTAGACTTGAGATGGATTCGTCGTCGAAtttcgttttttaacccccgacccaaaaagaggggtgttataagtttgacgtgtgtatctgtgtatctgtgtgtctgtgtatctgtgtatctgtgtatctgtgtatctgtctgtggcatcgtagcgcctaaacgaatgaaccgattttaatttagtttttttgtttgaaaggtggcttgatcgagagtgttcttagctataatctaaaaaaattggttcagctttttaagagttatcagctcttttctagttttattgtagaaaagaaggttaaataaccgttaggttcataatatgtcaatagacaaatgtcaagctgtcaagatggacgttgcctaaacacataattatttatttgaaaatgatgttttggaaaactcaaatactttggatcgtcgggggtgttataaatttttaatttacacttgtatatacatACTATTGAAACtcgcattaggtaggtacagagcGATAAATGCAGACAAAAAGATTGATTGATGCTTGATATTGACAGTTTAATTCTCAATACGCATTTTGTGACTTCTTGGACACATCTTCAATACATTATATAGTCTTGAATATCGTCAGGAATTGTGATGTTGAGGATGTCACTGCGCAAGGAACCAAGAACGGCCAAAAACCCCCTAGTACGATCCCGCGCCAACCGCGTCCgaacaaaacaaagtgaacgatgtaaaattttcaatgataatacaataatataatactcCACCGAGAAGTTCCCATTAGCGAtgttactataatataattgtctttgtatttttgttttatttttgttttcattttaattttaattaattaaatggtaAAACATGTCACTAGCATAAGTTTATATTTACAAGGCCCGGGGGCGCAGTCAGTTCATTGTATAAAATTATCACTCGCGACGATGGCACTAGTTCGGGCGGCCCGACGTGGCAACGCCACAAAATCCATTTCCTGGCGCCTCAGGCCACACCGTGGCTTACACGGGCCTCGCGTCGGGCCAGGCCGCGCCTCGCGAGGCCGGCTCGCCGAGGCGCGGCCGAGGCGGGCGCGCGAGGCCACTAGTCGCCGGGGTGCTCCGGGCATGATCTGTTCACTTCGAACCATTGGTCTATACATCTGAAATATGAAAAGACACAAGTTAATATTTTGAGATAATAAGTAAATCTTTCCCTATGAGATGGATCAACGATATAAataaggaaggctgaggactcaTTATGGAATTCTTATGAGTTATGCCCAGTAGTTGAAGTCCTGATGACTATATTTGTATACCATAAAACGAAATTATCTCAGTCTACAAGATATACGAAATTCATCCAGTTTTCATTCGTAGCAGCAAGCTCgaagacacagatattaatttctagaatatgtctgcaaaatttcatggactttggttgcttaatattcaaatgaaattggaactacgattgtatgaagcgagtgacggagagagccctgttaaagtaatttttttgaaaattatttttactctaCGCAGTACAAATACCATTCTAAGTAAAACTGTAGCTATGAGTCTACTACGTGGGGTATTTTAAACAGTTTGCAGCGTTTTATTTTTGCGGTTATCCAGCATTGTTTGCTGATACTTCCGAGTGGAGGCGCGCTCGAGGGCGGCGCTAGAAGTGGGTCGACAGCGTCTTTGTGGCGGCTGAGGATCCTTTAAACGCTTCCACTCGAGAAGCCGCCGCATTGTCGCGCCTTTTGCGTGCATTTCCTGGCCAGCAGATGCTATAGTCTGAGGCGTTTAGCATGACTATTCAAAAGTGAAGAATAGACtggtctagagtctagacaatACAATCTATTCTTTGCATTTTTAATGGTTTTTCATCGcaatgaatacctacctatcttaaaAAAGCGGCGAAGCTGTGTTTTACGTAAATGTTAGCACCAGGTAAAAAATTCTAGAGgaatagataataatagattCTAGTGCATGGATAatggatatatatttttctacagAGCGGGACGCGTAAGAATAACTGACGAACTAACAGCGGGCAGGACAGATACCCTCGCCGTCGCGgttcacaccgtaccatcaacTAACTGCAAGAGGCACATTTTTCAATGGTATTCTGAATCAGCCTTGGCGGTTGTTGGGAGTGCTCCTCAAAGCCTCACCACATGTTGTTTTCGAGGCACAAAGCAAAGTGTTTACCCCTTGTGGTAGATGCAGAGGCAAGGCAGGCGCGCGATGGTGTCGCCGGCGCACAGCTCCTCGAGGCAGATCACGCACTCGCCCTTCGAGTCGCTCAGCACGTCCTCTGGAAACGAAACGCAAATCCATTACCTAATCAttccattattattatcagcatTAAGACTTGCGCCTGACTGCAGTCACATCAATAAGTAGGTGAAGATGCTGCCTAAAGTAGAACAGAGTATGAGCTTGGTAGGTACAAGGTTAAAAGCTGTTCCGGTGTGAAGTAACGCTAAACTTTGTTCAGGACACAGAATTTTTTGCCGGCTGTTAGCTTTGGATTCGATGCATTGCCCAAAGTCTACGTTGTACCTACGaaatacaagtttaaattaaaaatttataacaccccagacaagtgaagattacagtaactagaaaagagctgataactttcaaacggctgaaccgattttcttggattatagctaagaacactctcgatcaagccacctttcaaacaaaaaaaactaaattaaaatcggttcattagtttaggcgctacggtgccccagacagatacacagatacacagatacaccgatacacagatacacacgtcaaacttataacacccctctttttgggtcgggggttaaaaattgtcaGCTATGTCAATCACCTATTTGACTTTCAAACAGTGTGTGCAATTACATATATCGTGATAATCAAATTACATGCGTTCGGATTGCAAGGTTTAAGGTTTTCTCTTTTACTAAAGAACTAAACCAACGTAGATCTTAGGACTAGCGCGCTATGGCAATAAACGGGATACATTGATCGGAGACCGATAGACATTGGAGTTGAAAGATCCGTTAAAAGTGCGTGTAAATTGATATGACTTCTTTAGCCAACTTGCGTATTAATGCGTATGTATCAGTATTGACAGGGGGCGCCCTAACGGTAGGTATGCATGTTGTCTTAAGATGAAGTGGAAATCTGCCACAGAAGTATAGTGCGCGATGGTTGGGGACGCTCCGCACCCGCACAGCCGCCGCGCCAatccgctgcgggtgagcgcgggtgattgccatctcaacctgtcgcgtactattattattaacccccgacccaaaaagacgggtgttataagtttgacgtgtgtatctgtgtatctgtctgtggcatcgtagcttttaaactaatgaaccgcttttaatttagtttttttgtttgaaaggtggattgatcaagagtgttctaatctagctataatccaagaaaatcggttcagtcgtttgaaagttatcagctcttttctagttactgtaaccttcacttatcggggtgttataaatttttagtttacacttgtattatattatgtattatgaagTAGACATACCATTATATGAGAGTCTCGGCCTCGTCAGACACATGACAAGATGGCACTCGATGTCGTCGGGCAGCACGAACTTACTGCACACTGGACATTTGATTCctgcaacagacagacaaacatacgtTAATAGATACGTATTATTAAACTCCATTTCTCGTACTCCTACTTCATCTTTTAAGAACTTCTTTAATATAAAAGATTCCTAGAAAATcacagataaaataaataacgtaACATCAAAGTACACGCAAAGAAATTATTTGTCATCTACATGATGGGCGCACATTTgtcaagtaagtacctaatatgaaTAAGGAGGTACCTAAGAGCGAGGCAGGACGAATTCCATTTTCGCACACAAAAGCCACAGCTTTGGCCACGACAATTGCGAttgtcattatttatttataatatttgtcaTAATTTTATACAGGAATTTTGTATtacagggctttctccgtcacttactccatacaatcgtagccccaatttcatttgaatattaagcaaccaaagtccaggaaattttgcagacatattctagacacaaatatctgtgcctgtgctgttttttatatttttctaataatgtgtagttttaaaattacaggggctcaaaatatgtgaatttttaagaccgcgtaactttgaaaccgaatattttaacggaaatctggaaaaccacaggcatggATATTAGTTCCCAGAACGTATtctaatgagagacgaactacgtttgcatggagagagtgacggagagacccctcttaaacgtaATTTTGGTTAGTTTGAATCGGTCAGTTATCAAAACTTAGTATTTGAATAGGTTTAATCTTTAGCGTAGCTTACAAATATTCTGAATTATTTATCCCaccaaaacatttcatgtaaaatgtgtccaagactcacaagttcataatgctttcactgttaaaaagttatgagatctctagtagagccaagcccctagctagcttagaattgcgctgcccatgggacctatcccaagtccaaagtatatagctcttaaatgctcttgagtatatcacatttataacaataaagaacaaataactctacttacaagctctgattttacaaaccctaaatcttggttaaacaagtgtaaattaaaaatttataacacccccgacaagtaaagttacagtaactagaaaagaccgaaaatacctgataactttcaaacggctgaaccgattttcttggactattccgcgcctacgatccaaagtatcagagttttccaaaacatcattttcaaataaataattatgtatcaaggcaacgtccatcttgacagcttgacacttgtcaattgacacaatattatgaacctaacggttatgtaaccttcttttctacaagaaaactagaaaagagctgataactcttaaacggctgcaccaatttttttggattatagctaagaacactctcgatcaagccacctttcaaacaaaaaaaactaaattaaaatcggttcattcgtttaggcgctacgatgccacagacagatacacagatacacagatacacagatacacagatacacagatacacagatacacagacacacagatacacagatacacagatacacacgtcaaacttataacacccctctttttgggtcgggggttaaaaaggacggcttggccgtttaatgttcgtggtacttttatctgatatgacatttaagcccggaatagcttgtgcgacaatcatgaagtataataaaaattagtaattgtcgaacaaactattccttatgaccttaatataatatgttatgtcatgtaatagtttcacgaacattaaacggccaagccgtacttttttaaccaagatttagggtttgtaaaatcagagcttgtaagtagagttatttgttctttattgttataaatgtgatatactcaagagcatttaagagctatatactttggacttgggataggtcccatgggcagcgcaattctaagctagctaggggcttggctctactagagatctcataactttttaacagtgaaagcattatgaacttgtgagtcttggacacattttacatgaaatgttttggtgggatttcatttctttttggcaggtgccctagattttttttttggatctattttttgtaggtacctacatcattttcatggcccgctctctatcgttacctctttttttaaaagcttttattccacttccaatgtatgtaactatgtttgtttgggtggaatcttgcaactcaattttaaagcagatatatcaaatttcagtcttttaggactttaggaaacacattttttaatgtGTTTCCTAAAGTTattgttgtttgaatgaaatccctagcctacataccaaatatcagtcttctaggacttagggaagtactttagaacttttgactagaggggttttgaatggcaataaatctgaaaccataacaggtagacaattgatacttggtacgtttgataagtctgttaaggacatattatcctgaaaatatcagcattctagcgatagactttacaaataatttgcttcccccatacgtgggagtagagggggaaaattttgaatttcttaattttcctgtagtttgtatgcaatttctagtgtacataccaaatttcagtcttctaggacttcgggaagtaccctagaattacagactagaagttttgactgtcaataaatctgaaactataaaagctagacaattgatactcaatgcgtttaataaatctgcccaggacatcttatcctgaaaatatcagcattctagcgacagaatttacagattggcttcacccataagaggcgtagagggggggcatttccaatttcttaattttcctgtagtttgtagtcaatttctagtctacataccaaatttcagtcttctaggacttcgggaagtaccttcgaggttttgagtagaggttttgatgatcatcagtgagggacgaaatcggcgtattttaggtatcaataaatctgtaactataaaagctagatatttgatacttagtatatttggtaaatttgctgaggacaccttatactgaaaatttcagctttctagcgtcatccagaccgaagttatgacgggtcgaaaatacggcgaaacacttcgagaaaaaggtacgtagcgccccggccgccgtttggctcgtcttggcgggggcactgccgtgccccctgatgacCTTTCCTGCCTTATTTTCAAGGCCTGAAAGTAAAGGTAAAGCcagacttttgcatttataatattagtatggatgacgATTATCTACATGCCTAGAGATACCTAATAAGGGTTTCTTACATATGCCTTGAGCATTTGGCATCGTGCAATAATATGGAAAATTTGAACTTGACTGaagaatgcaggtttcctcatgatgttttacttcaccgttAACGCAAGTGatacatatttaattgcttgaaacgcacacACTGCCCGtaactctgaaaaa encodes the following:
- the LOC123868503 gene encoding E3 ubiquitin-protein ligase znrf2 isoform X4 produces the protein MGQSFGTNSHSGEQRHYVRKEIGIKCPVCSKFVLPDDIECHLVMCLTRPRLSYNEDVLSDSKGECVICLEELCAGDTIARLPCLCIYHKGCIDQWFEVNRSCPEHPGD
- the LOC123868503 gene encoding E3 ubiquitin-protein ligase znrf2 isoform X2, translating into MYRRRYRTTLGLGLGSSFSSTFSTTLSFSSRTSTVQDTVRSDARATAAKLKSKYENAGTAQGIKCPVCSKFVLPDDIECHLVMCLTRPRLSYNEDVLSDSKGECVICLEELCAGDTIARLPCLCIYHKGCIDQWFEVNRSCPEHPGD
- the LOC123868503 gene encoding E3 ubiquitin-protein ligase znrf2 isoform X3 — translated: MGIIIGTCVPDSEPDSAAYGPQHRRPPRRILYGIKCPVCSKFVLPDDIECHLVMCLTRPRLSYNEDVLSDSKGECVICLEELCAGDTIARLPCLCIYHKGCIDQWFEVNRSCPEHPGD